From Paenibacillus physcomitrellae, the proteins below share one genomic window:
- the pnpS gene encoding two-component system histidine kinase PnpS produces the protein MKSFRTRLAWILMGLVGISMCAAGLTMAKVFKDSHISVLEDNMAREINVLSSTFAFRPAEDNPDALSYYSSKAVELDKLTGLRVTFIRSDGLVIGDSESNASEMENHLNRHEIKTAGQAGSGNPGTSIRFSDTIKEDMLYVAEKVTSNQGFDGYIRLAMSLHTVKEGLWKAWSLMIGGLLILFVAAGLFSYRLAYSITKPLNKITQVANRISRLDYDARVYLQRRVDEIGQLGGAINRMADSLQQQLKIIRENEDLLQSVLANMTGGIIIVDVEGHIALVNRAACRILRVREQEIIGRPYQEIKRSYELTKFIEEGVSRRGYVSEELTVYDPEEKILRIDVVPMYEEGDGYRGMLFHFQDVTEIRKLERMRSEFVANVSHELKTPIAAVQGFAETLLTGEVKDEETARSFLQIIYDEGDRLNRLIGDILELSKIESRQVPLAFEPIEVRPLIESLFEVLKSAADKKSISLKLEVPEGMFMEGDEDRLRQIFMNLLSNAISYTPDGGRVKLAADILDDEEEEKIRFVISDTGIGIPKKDLPRIFERFYRVDKARSRSSGGTGLGLSIVKHLVDLNHGTIKVESKVGEGTSFILDLPMVQHID, from the coding sequence ATGAAATCATTCCGTACCAGATTGGCCTGGATCCTGATGGGGCTGGTCGGCATCTCCATGTGCGCGGCCGGCCTGACCATGGCCAAAGTATTTAAGGATTCCCACATTTCCGTTCTGGAAGATAATATGGCCCGGGAAATAAATGTGTTGTCGAGTACCTTTGCATTTAGGCCGGCGGAGGATAATCCGGATGCCTTAAGCTACTATTCCTCCAAAGCAGTTGAATTAGACAAGCTTACCGGGCTTCGGGTTACATTCATCCGGTCGGATGGTCTAGTCATAGGCGATTCCGAAAGCAATGCCTCTGAAATGGAAAATCACCTGAACCGTCATGAGATCAAGACGGCCGGACAAGCCGGTTCCGGCAATCCGGGCACTTCTATTCGGTTCAGCGATACCATCAAGGAAGATATGCTGTATGTCGCCGAAAAGGTAACCAGCAATCAGGGATTTGACGGATATATCCGGCTCGCAATGAGCCTGCATACGGTTAAGGAAGGGTTATGGAAGGCATGGTCCCTGATGATCGGGGGGCTGCTGATCCTGTTTGTGGCTGCGGGACTGTTCAGCTATCGGCTGGCTTACAGCATTACTAAGCCGCTCAACAAAATTACCCAGGTTGCCAATCGGATTTCCAGGCTGGATTATGACGCCAGGGTTTATTTGCAGCGGAGAGTGGATGAAATCGGGCAGCTTGGCGGTGCCATCAACCGGATGGCGGACAGCCTTCAGCAGCAGCTTAAAATTATCCGCGAGAATGAAGATTTGCTGCAAAGCGTACTTGCCAATATGACTGGCGGTATTATAATCGTCGATGTCGAGGGGCATATCGCGCTGGTTAACCGTGCGGCCTGCCGGATTTTACGGGTACGGGAGCAGGAAATAATCGGAAGACCATACCAGGAAATTAAACGAAGTTATGAATTGACTAAATTTATTGAAGAAGGCGTATCGCGCAGAGGTTATGTATCCGAAGAACTGACTGTTTATGATCCGGAAGAGAAAATTCTGCGAATAGACGTTGTGCCGATGTATGAAGAAGGCGACGGCTACCGGGGCATGTTGTTCCACTTCCAGGATGTCACGGAAATCCGCAAACTTGAAAGGATGCGCAGCGAATTTGTTGCGAACGTGTCCCACGAGTTGAAGACGCCGATCGCTGCCGTGCAGGGATTCGCCGAAACGCTGCTAACAGGCGAAGTGAAAGATGAGGAGACGGCCCGTTCTTTCCTGCAGATCATTTATGATGAAGGAGACCGGCTCAACCGGTTGATCGGGGATATTCTGGAGCTATCCAAAATCGAATCACGCCAGGTGCCGCTCGCATTTGAACCTATTGAAGTGCGCCCGCTGATTGAAAGCCTGTTTGAGGTTTTGAAATCGGCAGCAGACAAGAAATCCATCTCTTTGAAGCTTGAAGTACCGGAAGGCATGTTTATGGAAGGGGATGAAGACCGGCTGCGGCAAATTTTCATGAACCTGCTGTCCAATGCGATCAGTTATACCCCGGACGGCGGAAGAGTCAAATTAGCGGCTGATATTTTGGATGATGAAGAGGAAGAGAAAATCCGTTTTGTCATATCCGATACAGGAATCGGCATCCCGAAAAAAGATCTGCCCCGGATCTTCGAACGCTTCTACAGAGTAGATAAAGCAAGGTCGAGGAGCTCAGGCGGTACAGGGCTAGGCTTGTCTATTGTGAAGCATCTGGTGGACCTCAACCACGGGACCATCAAGGTGGAAAGCAAAGTCGGAGAAGGGACTTCGTTTATTTTGGACCTACCGATGGTTCAGCATATTGATTGA
- a CDS encoding response regulator transcription factor encodes MAKRLLVIEDEPTLSRLLSYNLKNEGYEVTVEENGQSGCETGLRSSFDLILLDLMLPGMNGFEIMSKLRSEGIGTPIIILTAKNAEEEVVQGLKSGADDYITKPFGVAELLARVAAVLRRSSGDEEIVKPMLETESQIVLGELVIYPEKYEVTLGGETITLRPKEFEVLLYLARKPGVVMTRDDLMNAVWGFDYIGGQRTVDVHVSSLRKKLELDPESVHIDSIRGVGYKLVVNKKKGLSQKA; translated from the coding sequence ATGGCTAAGCGATTGCTGGTTATTGAGGACGAGCCGACACTATCACGGCTGCTGTCTTATAACTTAAAGAACGAAGGCTACGAGGTTACAGTAGAGGAAAACGGCCAAAGCGGATGCGAGACGGGGCTCAGGTCAAGCTTTGATCTGATTCTGCTGGATTTAATGCTTCCGGGAATGAACGGCTTTGAAATTATGTCCAAGCTGAGAAGCGAAGGTATTGGGACCCCGATCATTATTCTAACAGCTAAAAATGCCGAAGAAGAAGTGGTACAAGGACTTAAATCAGGGGCCGATGATTATATAACCAAACCGTTTGGCGTGGCCGAGCTTCTTGCCCGCGTCGCTGCGGTGCTCCGTAGATCCTCAGGGGACGAGGAAATCGTGAAGCCAATGCTGGAAACCGAATCTCAGATTGTATTGGGAGAACTGGTTATTTATCCGGAGAAATACGAAGTAACGCTGGGCGGTGAAACGATTACTCTTCGTCCGAAAGAGTTTGAAGTTCTGCTCTACCTGGCCCGCAAGCCTGGAGTCGTCATGACTAGAGACGATCTGATGAATGCAGTATGGGGATTCGACTACATTGGCGGACAACGTACGGTGGACGTGCACGTCAGCTCGCTCCGCAAGAAGCTAGAACTCGATCCCGAATCGGTGCATATTGATTCAATCCGCGGTGTTGGGTACAAGCTGGTAGTAAATAAGAAAAAAGGGTTATCCCAGAAGGCTTAA
- a CDS encoding methyl-accepting chemotaxis protein gives MQLTPVQEREQAATHLWIIKVPVVSPEVTCKQLLSRFQEQDEPPCVVLCDDSGDVIGLIMREQFYRKLTGRFAAELFYDRPVSKFADTRPLIMEISRDPADIIDAALEREESRFYDCVILTDNGRFEGVITVHLLMMLSRQLQQEARHSRYTVLASSRNAVETIEAATREVASAAERGQALTESMIDLTQDGRIELQMVKLSFERVLSMITAQAEQIGHLRNMTDDILCISASIRELADRSGMLAMNAAIEASHAGEHGRGFAVVANEVKNLANQTKSFSDEIGATLKQVNVLVHQAVQYSADSGQEMEQGKGRVDSADQTFQSMVEAVKAVDLADKEISRLAYAARQQAQYVLGELNRLG, from the coding sequence ATGCAGTTAACACCGGTCCAAGAACGTGAACAAGCCGCCACTCATTTATGGATAATTAAAGTACCTGTGGTTTCGCCCGAAGTTACTTGCAAGCAATTGCTTTCGCGTTTTCAGGAGCAGGATGAACCGCCATGCGTCGTTTTATGCGATGATTCCGGTGACGTGATAGGTCTGATTATGCGGGAACAGTTCTACCGGAAGCTGACCGGCCGGTTTGCCGCCGAACTCTTTTATGATCGTCCGGTTTCCAAATTTGCGGACACCCGCCCGCTGATCATGGAGATCAGCCGGGATCCGGCAGATATTATAGATGCAGCGCTCGAAAGAGAGGAATCGCGTTTCTATGATTGCGTTATTTTAACGGACAATGGCCGATTTGAAGGGGTGATCACTGTTCACCTTTTAATGATGTTATCCCGTCAATTGCAGCAGGAAGCCCGGCATTCCCGTTATACTGTTCTCGCTTCCTCCCGCAATGCGGTTGAGACGATTGAAGCGGCAACTCGAGAGGTGGCAAGCGCTGCCGAGCGGGGCCAAGCGTTAACAGAGAGCATGATAGATCTGACGCAGGACGGACGAATTGAGCTGCAAATGGTCAAACTATCCTTTGAACGGGTGCTGTCCATGATCACGGCACAGGCCGAGCAGATCGGTCATTTACGGAACATGACGGATGATATTCTGTGCATTTCCGCGTCCATCCGCGAACTCGCCGATCGTTCCGGAATGCTGGCTATGAATGCAGCGATTGAGGCTTCGCATGCAGGGGAACATGGCCGGGGATTTGCCGTTGTCGCGAACGAGGTAAAGAACTTGGCGAACCAGACGAAAAGCTTCTCCGACGAGATCGGAGCTACGCTCAAGCAGGTCAATGTCCTTGTTCATCAGGCCGTTCAATATTCGGCGGATTCAGGCCAGGAAATGGAGCAGGGCAAAGGCAGGGTGGACTCGGCCGATCAAACTTTCCAATCCATGGTGGAGGCGGTTAAAGCGGTTGATCTGGCCGATAAGGAAATTTCCAGATTGGCTTATGCTGCCCGTCAGCAGGCTCAATATGTCTTGGGAGAGTTAAATCGTCTTGGCTAG
- the pstB gene encoding phosphate ABC transporter ATP-binding protein PstB, protein MKPIIHINQLNLYYGSFHALKNVSMDIPEKEITAFIGPSGCGKSTLLRTLNRMNDMIPGTRIEGKVEVGGSDIYSDQVEVESLRRNVGMVFQQPNPFPKTIYDNVAYGPRLHGVRSRSELDTLVEKSLRQAALWDEVKDYLKRSALRLSGGQQQRLCIARALAVQPDVLLMDEATSALDPISTLKIEELVQELKSSYTIVMVTHNMHQAARISGRTVFFLNGEVVEANETQQLFSNPRDSRTEDYISGRFG, encoded by the coding sequence ATGAAACCTATTATCCACATCAACCAGTTAAACTTATATTACGGTTCTTTTCATGCCCTGAAGAACGTATCTATGGATATCCCCGAGAAAGAGATTACTGCTTTTATTGGACCTTCGGGCTGCGGGAAATCCACACTGCTTCGCACATTGAACCGTATGAACGATATGATTCCGGGAACAAGAATTGAAGGTAAGGTAGAAGTCGGAGGAAGCGATATTTACAGCGATCAGGTTGAAGTCGAATCCCTGAGACGCAACGTCGGCATGGTTTTTCAGCAGCCGAATCCTTTCCCGAAGACCATATATGATAATGTCGCTTACGGTCCCAGACTTCATGGGGTTCGCAGCCGGTCTGAATTGGACACTCTTGTGGAGAAAAGTCTTCGCCAAGCCGCTTTATGGGATGAAGTAAAGGATTATCTGAAGCGTTCGGCGCTTCGGCTGTCCGGAGGCCAGCAGCAGCGTCTCTGCATTGCCAGAGCTCTTGCGGTGCAGCCTGACGTCCTGCTGATGGACGAAGCGACTTCCGCGCTTGATCCTATTTCGACTTTGAAGATTGAAGAGCTGGTACAGGAACTGAAGAGCAGTTACACGATCGTGATGGTTACCCATAATATGCACCAGGCCGCTCGTATTTCCGGCCGGACCGTCTTTTTCCTGAATGGAGAAGTCGTAGAAGCCAATGAAACCCAGCAGTTGTTCTCGAATCCCCGGGATTCCCGGACCGAAGATTATATCTCCGGCCGTTTTGGATAA
- the phoU gene encoding phosphate signaling complex protein PhoU, which produces MIQRKEFDLHLEGLRQQLREMGEHVKVALQNAVSSLQNVNLEQAQVVVAKDAELNRMEEQVMELGSKLIVTQQPVAKDLRKIIVAFKISSDLERMGDLAVDVAKVTLRLEDQKLIKPLIDIPKMAGLVEKMVEDSLNSYLDENTDLAYKMAQDDDEVDHLYSQILRDLYEIMNKDPEQIHQALLLTLVGRYIERVGDHATNIGESTVYLVTGKRPDLNQ; this is translated from the coding sequence ATGATACAGAGAAAAGAATTTGATTTGCATTTGGAAGGCCTGCGGCAGCAGCTCCGCGAAATGGGAGAACATGTGAAGGTGGCGCTTCAGAACGCTGTTTCTTCTCTGCAGAACGTGAATCTTGAGCAAGCCCAAGTAGTAGTCGCCAAAGATGCTGAGCTAAACCGTATGGAAGAACAGGTTATGGAGCTGGGCTCCAAACTGATCGTTACTCAGCAGCCTGTGGCCAAGGACTTACGTAAGATTATTGTGGCTTTCAAAATTTCCAGTGATTTGGAACGGATGGGTGATCTGGCCGTAGATGTGGCCAAGGTTACGCTTCGCCTTGAGGACCAGAAGCTGATCAAACCGCTGATCGATATTCCTAAGATGGCGGGTCTCGTTGAAAAGATGGTGGAGGATTCCCTGAATTCCTACCTCGACGAAAATACAGATTTGGCTTATAAAATGGCCCAGGATGATGATGAAGTCGATCATCTCTACAGTCAGATTCTCCGCGATCTGTATGAAATCATGAACAAAGATCCGGAACAGATTCATCAGGCTCTGCTGCTTACGCTGGTGGGCCGTTATATCGAGCGGGTCGGTGACCATGCCACGAATATCGGAGAAAGCACCGTTTATCTCGTAACCGGCAAACGTCCGGATTTGAATCAATAA
- the polA gene encoding DNA polymerase I, translating into MEKLILIDGNSIIYRAFFAMPPLTNSAGQHTNAVYGFTNMLLRLIQEQQPSHILVAFDAGKQTFRHEGYKDYKGGREKTPPELSEQFPMLKELLDSFGIARYESEGFEADDIIGAVSKRADEEGRQVLVVTGDKDMLQLVSDRVQVALTRKGVTEVEPYGYAEIQERYGLKPEQITDLKGLMGDTSDNIPGVPGIGEKTALKLLHQFGSVEEVLARTDELKGKMKENLVNHAEDARMSKQLATIHREMPVERSWEDMAFAGLTEDKAAPVLRKLEFKSLLERLSFAAEGGAASDGQGERRAEEALDIRICTEDNLGELLEALSAVEALHIETNGDNPHQAEVVGITFSSQRMYYFVSYDLLKKEAAAPLANWLGDETISKSGYDLHRADLALHWHGIPFAGAAFDVSIAAYLLDPTGGDQSLSALADKYGLAPIASDESVFGKGAKYKLPEEEALGLHLARKAAVIAKLVPLQQEDLEKNGMSKLFFDLEMPLSRILADMEKQGIAVNREDLQQLGTEFQEQINKLVTQIYEIAGTEFNLNSPKQLGEILFDKMQLPVIKKTKTGYSTDADVLEKLAPYHDIVQFILDYRQLAKLQSTYVEGLLKEIRPETGKVHTFFRQTITATGRLSSQYPNLQNIPIRLEEGRKIRKVFVPSEPGWHILAADYSQIELRVLAHISGDERLKEAFLHEMDIHTKTASDVFGVPQEQVDSNMRRSAKAVNFGIVYGISDYGLSQNLNITRKEAGQFIEQYFAIFQGVRKYMDSIVKEAKRDGYVTTLLERRRYLPEINASNFNLRSFAERTAMNTPIQGTAADIIKLAMVRMVEALSERKLRSRMLLQVHDELVFEVPEDELELMTRLVPEVMEKALELSVPLKAEVSSGNNWYEAK; encoded by the coding sequence ATGGAGAAATTGATCCTGATTGACGGGAACAGCATTATATACAGGGCGTTTTTTGCCATGCCCCCGCTTACCAATTCGGCCGGACAGCATACCAATGCCGTATACGGCTTTACGAACATGCTGCTTCGGTTAATCCAGGAGCAGCAGCCAAGCCATATCCTGGTAGCGTTTGATGCTGGAAAGCAGACTTTCCGGCATGAGGGCTATAAGGATTATAAAGGCGGGCGGGAGAAGACACCTCCGGAGCTGTCGGAACAATTTCCAATGCTCAAGGAGCTTTTGGACAGCTTTGGTATTGCTCGGTACGAATCGGAAGGTTTTGAAGCGGATGATATTATCGGTGCAGTCAGCAAACGTGCGGATGAGGAAGGCCGGCAGGTTCTCGTTGTTACCGGCGACAAGGATATGCTTCAACTGGTATCTGACCGGGTCCAGGTGGCATTGACGCGCAAGGGCGTTACGGAGGTAGAGCCGTATGGTTATGCTGAAATCCAGGAGCGGTACGGACTTAAACCGGAGCAGATTACAGATTTGAAAGGTCTAATGGGAGATACCTCGGATAATATTCCAGGGGTGCCCGGCATTGGTGAGAAAACGGCGCTCAAGCTGCTGCACCAATTCGGCAGCGTGGAGGAAGTCCTCGCCCGGACGGACGAGCTTAAAGGGAAAATGAAAGAAAACCTGGTGAACCATGCCGAAGACGCGCGGATGAGCAAACAGCTGGCGACGATTCACCGCGAGATGCCGGTGGAGAGAAGCTGGGAGGACATGGCGTTTGCAGGGTTAACGGAGGACAAGGCAGCGCCGGTGCTTCGCAAGCTTGAATTCAAATCGCTGCTGGAACGTTTGTCTTTCGCTGCTGAAGGCGGGGCAGCCTCTGATGGGCAAGGAGAACGGCGAGCGGAAGAAGCGCTGGATATTCGGATTTGCACAGAAGATAATCTTGGCGAATTGCTGGAGGCTCTGTCTGCGGTTGAAGCGCTCCATATTGAGACCAACGGGGATAATCCGCATCAAGCTGAAGTTGTGGGCATAACCTTCTCTTCTCAAAGGATGTATTACTTCGTTTCTTACGATCTGTTGAAAAAGGAAGCCGCCGCTCCTCTTGCAAACTGGCTCGGCGACGAAACGATTTCCAAAAGCGGCTACGATTTGCACCGTGCCGATCTGGCGCTTCATTGGCACGGGATTCCGTTTGCCGGGGCAGCTTTTGACGTCAGCATTGCCGCTTATCTGCTTGATCCTACCGGTGGAGATCAGAGCCTTTCAGCGCTGGCAGACAAGTATGGCCTTGCCCCAATCGCTTCCGACGAAAGCGTGTTTGGCAAAGGGGCCAAATACAAGCTTCCGGAGGAGGAAGCACTGGGTCTTCATCTGGCAAGAAAAGCTGCCGTCATCGCGAAGCTGGTGCCTTTGCAGCAGGAGGATCTGGAGAAAAACGGCATGAGCAAACTCTTTTTCGATCTGGAGATGCCTTTATCACGGATTTTGGCCGATATGGAGAAGCAAGGCATTGCCGTCAACCGGGAAGATCTGCAGCAGCTTGGAACCGAGTTCCAAGAGCAAATTAACAAGCTGGTTACTCAGATATACGAGATTGCAGGAACGGAATTTAACCTGAACTCGCCTAAACAGCTTGGAGAAATTTTGTTTGATAAAATGCAGCTTCCTGTCATCAAGAAGACGAAAACCGGTTATTCGACTGACGCCGATGTTTTGGAGAAACTGGCACCATATCATGATATCGTTCAATTTATTCTCGATTATCGCCAGCTGGCCAAACTGCAATCCACCTATGTGGAAGGTTTGCTGAAAGAAATTCGTCCGGAGACCGGCAAGGTACATACGTTTTTCCGTCAAACGATTACCGCAACCGGACGGCTGAGCAGCCAATATCCTAACCTGCAGAATATCCCGATCCGTCTGGAAGAAGGCCGCAAAATCCGCAAGGTGTTTGTGCCTTCGGAACCGGGCTGGCATATCCTGGCGGCCGACTATTCTCAAATCGAGCTGCGGGTGCTGGCGCATATTTCGGGTGACGAGCGGCTGAAGGAAGCTTTCCTGCATGAGATGGACATTCACACCAAAACAGCCAGCGACGTGTTCGGCGTTCCGCAGGAGCAGGTGGACTCCAATATGCGGCGTTCGGCAAAAGCGGTCAATTTCGGGATTGTATACGGAATCAGCGACTACGGCTTGTCCCAGAATCTTAACATTACGAGAAAAGAAGCCGGTCAATTTATTGAACAGTATTTTGCCATCTTCCAAGGCGTTCGCAAGTATATGGACTCGATCGTGAAGGAAGCCAAGCGGGACGGTTATGTAACTACACTACTGGAACGCAGACGGTATTTGCCGGAAATCAACGCAAGCAACTTTAATCTGCGCTCGTTTGCCGAAAGAACGGCTATGAATACGCCGATTCAGGGAACGGCGGCAGATATTATCAAACTCGCGATGGTGCGGATGGTGGAAGCGCTGAGCGAACGGAAGCTGAGAAGCCGCATGCTGCTGCAAGTACATGACGAACTTGTGTTTGAGGTTCCGGAGGATGAGCTTGAACTGATGACTCGTCTGGTGCCTGAAGTGATGGAGAAGGCGCTGGAGCTGTCCGTACCGCTTAAAGCGGAGGTCAGCAGCGGGAACAATTGGTATGAGGCTAAATAA
- the mutM gene encoding DNA-formamidopyrimidine glycosylase: protein MPELPEVETVRRTLTQLITGKKIEKVTVNLARIIQRPDDPRLFSQEMEGHVITGVGRRGKFLRIEMDNLVLVSHLRMEGRYGLYKSDEPVEKHTHVIFHFTDGTELRYRDVRQFGTMHLFAPGEEFKNKPLMKLGLEPLDESFTLESLRKVLAGRKTKIKVALLNQEYIVGLGNIYVDEALFRAGIHPERPADSLSDDEFVKLYQSIITTLTEAVEAGGSSIKSYVNGQGEMGMFQQQLQIYGRKNEICNRCGGVIEKSVVGGRGTHYCPRCQQL from the coding sequence ATGCCGGAATTGCCGGAAGTTGAAACCGTAAGACGAACATTAACTCAGTTAATTACAGGAAAGAAGATAGAGAAAGTTACTGTGAATCTGGCGCGGATTATCCAGCGCCCTGACGATCCCCGGCTGTTTAGCCAAGAGATGGAAGGTCATGTGATTACAGGTGTGGGCCGAAGAGGCAAGTTTCTCCGGATTGAAATGGACAACCTGGTGCTTGTGTCCCATTTGCGGATGGAAGGCAGGTATGGTTTGTACAAGAGCGACGAGCCGGTGGAGAAGCATACCCACGTGATCTTCCACTTCACGGACGGAACAGAACTTCGTTACCGGGATGTCCGCCAGTTCGGGACGATGCATTTATTTGCACCCGGTGAGGAATTTAAGAATAAACCCCTGATGAAGCTTGGGCTTGAGCCTTTGGATGAAAGCTTTACGCTGGAGTCGTTAAGAAAGGTTTTAGCCGGAAGAAAAACAAAAATCAAGGTGGCCCTGCTCAATCAGGAATACATTGTAGGGCTTGGCAATATTTATGTGGATGAAGCTTTATTCCGTGCCGGCATCCACCCGGAGCGCCCAGCCGATTCCTTAAGTGATGATGAGTTTGTGAAATTGTATCAAAGTATAATCACGACCTTGACAGAAGCTGTTGAGGCCGGCGGTTCTTCCATCAAATCCTATGTGAATGGACAAGGGGAGATGGGCATGTTTCAGCAGCAGCTGCAGATTTACGGCCGGAAAAATGAGATCTGCAACCGCTGCGGCGGCGTGATCGAGAAGTCCGTTGTAGGCGGTCGCGGTACCCATTATTGCCCGCGATGCCAGCAGTTGTAA
- the coaE gene encoding dephospho-CoA kinase (Dephospho-CoA kinase (CoaE) performs the final step in coenzyme A biosynthesis.) → MKIGLTGGIATGKSTVSRMLTRRGALLIDADVLAREIMEPGHPVLEAVVDRFGRDMLLPDGTLDRKKLGARVFANPEDLLALNDITHPAIRAETKRRIDAYEAEYPDKLVVADIPLLYESGLDSLYETIMVVYVPREIQLVRLMERDGLDTPQAEARLSAQMDIEQKKTLADIVIDNSQGLEQTEAQVEAFWKSCGLS, encoded by the coding sequence TTGAAGATCGGGCTGACAGGCGGAATAGCGACGGGAAAAAGCACGGTTTCCCGGATGCTGACCCGCAGGGGAGCGCTGTTGATTGATGCGGATGTCCTGGCCCGCGAGATCATGGAACCGGGGCATCCGGTATTGGAGGCCGTCGTGGACCGTTTTGGCAGGGACATGCTGCTGCCGGATGGAACGCTGGACCGTAAAAAGCTGGGAGCTCGCGTCTTCGCGAATCCGGAAGACCTTCTAGCTCTGAATGACATTACACACCCTGCCATCCGGGCGGAGACGAAGCGCAGAATAGACGCTTATGAAGCGGAATATCCAGATAAGTTGGTCGTGGCGGACATTCCGCTCCTATATGAATCCGGTTTGGACTCGCTTTACGAAACCATTATGGTGGTTTATGTACCGCGGGAGATCCAGCTCGTCCGCTTGATGGAGCGCGATGGCCTTGATACTCCTCAGGCTGAAGCCAGATTGTCCGCTCAGATGGACATTGAACAGAAGAAGACGCTTGCAGACATTGTGATTGATAACAGCCAGGGACTTGAACAAACTGAAGCCCAGGTTGAAGCGTTCTGGAAAAGCTGTGGGTTGTCATGA